A window from Sphingobacterium hotanense encodes these proteins:
- the lysS gene encoding lysine--tRNA ligase — translation MSIVLSEQEQQRRLNLQGMIDLGINPFPAEEFVVNATAEDILANYERDKLNYKNIQFAGRIMSRRVMGSASFIELQDSTGRIQAYVKRDDICPTEDKTLYNTVFKKLLDIGDIVGIRGYVFTTQTGEISIHVEELKVLTKSLRPLPIVKEADGKTFDAFTDPEQRYRMRYVDLIVNAQNREIFVKRTKLFNAMREYFNNAGYMEVETPILQSIPGGAAARPFITHHNALDIPLYLRIANELYLKRLIVGGFDGVYEFSKNFRNEGMDRTHNPEFTAMEIYVAYKDYNWMMDFTERLLEHCALAVNGTTQATFNEHKIDFKAPYPRVSMTEAIKQFTGFDITGKSEDEIREAAKGMGIAVNETMGKGKLIDEIFGEKCEGNFIQPTFITDYPIEMSPLTKKHRDNPELTERFELMVCGKEIANAYSELNDPIDQRERFEDQLKLSEKGDDEAMFIDQDFLRALEYGMPPTSGLGIGMDRLIMFLTNNPSIQEVLFFPQMRPEKVAKVASVADYVALGIPEGWVPVLQKMGFNAIEALKEANPNKVFNDLGGMRKKMKLDIAMPTKDEVLAWFA, via the coding sequence ATGAGTATCGTATTATCAGAACAAGAACAACAGCGCAGGCTAAACCTTCAAGGAATGATCGACCTCGGAATCAATCCTTTCCCTGCGGAAGAATTTGTCGTAAATGCAACGGCAGAAGACATATTAGCAAACTACGAAAGAGATAAACTCAACTATAAGAACATCCAATTTGCAGGACGCATCATGAGTCGTCGTGTGATGGGAAGTGCTTCTTTCATTGAATTACAAGACTCTACTGGACGTATTCAGGCTTATGTAAAGCGTGATGATATCTGCCCTACCGAAGATAAAACCCTTTATAATACAGTATTCAAAAAACTTCTTGATATCGGTGATATCGTAGGGATTAGAGGATATGTATTCACAACGCAGACTGGCGAGATCAGTATACATGTAGAAGAGTTAAAAGTATTGACGAAGTCTTTACGTCCTCTTCCAATCGTAAAAGAAGCTGATGGTAAAACATTTGACGCCTTTACTGATCCAGAACAAAGATACCGCATGCGTTATGTGGATTTAATCGTTAATGCACAGAATAGAGAGATTTTTGTGAAGCGCACAAAGCTCTTTAACGCGATGCGCGAATATTTCAACAACGCTGGATATATGGAGGTTGAAACTCCAATTCTTCAGTCCATTCCTGGTGGTGCTGCTGCACGTCCGTTCATTACACATCACAATGCGCTTGACATACCATTGTATCTAAGAATTGCAAACGAACTTTACTTAAAGAGATTAATCGTTGGTGGTTTTGATGGTGTTTACGAGTTTTCTAAAAACTTCCGTAACGAAGGTATGGATCGCACGCATAATCCAGAGTTTACCGCAATGGAAATCTACGTTGCTTACAAAGACTACAATTGGATGATGGATTTCACCGAAAGACTTCTTGAGCACTGTGCATTAGCGGTAAACGGAACGACCCAAGCTACCTTCAACGAGCATAAGATTGATTTCAAAGCACCTTATCCTCGCGTAAGCATGACGGAAGCAATCAAACAGTTCACAGGATTCGATATTACCGGAAAGTCTGAAGACGAGATTCGCGAAGCAGCAAAAGGTATGGGAATCGCCGTAAATGAAACAATGGGTAAAGGTAAATTGATTGATGAAATCTTTGGCGAGAAATGTGAAGGAAACTTTATCCAACCAACATTCATCACAGACTACCCTATCGAGATGTCACCATTGACGAAAAAGCACCGCGACAATCCAGAACTGACGGAGCGTTTTGAATTGATGGTATGTGGTAAGGAAATTGCAAATGCATATTCTGAGCTGAACGACCCTATCGATCAACGCGAAAGATTCGAAGATCAGCTGAAACTTTCCGAAAAAGGAGACGATGAGGCGATGTTCATCGATCAAGATTTCCTACGTGCATTAGAGTATGGTATGCCTCCTACTTCAGGACTAGGTATCGGAATGGACAGATTGATTATGTTCTTAACAAACAATCCTTCTATTCAAGAAGTATTGTTCTTCCCTCAAATGCGCCCTGAGAAAGTGGCTAAAGTAGCTTCCGTAGCAGATTATGTTGCTTTAGGAATTCCAGAAGGTTGGGTACCGGTTCTTCAAAAAATGGGCTTCAATGCCATCGAAGCATTGAAAGAAGCCAATCCAAACAAGGTTTTCAATGACCTTGGCGGAATGCGCAAAAAAATGAAATTAGATATAGCTATGCCAACAAAGGATGAAGTCCTTGCTTGGTTTGCATAA